The proteins below are encoded in one region of Bacteroidota bacterium:
- a CDS encoding nitroreductase family protein yields MQRFNVIPLDFQNLPEEEQLRRAKEFLDLCRRRRSVREFSDKPVSRELIETIIATAGTAPSGANKQPWKFVLVDDPNLKREIRIAAEREEKESYEHRMPQDWLDDLEPLGTDWHKEFLEVAPCLIVVFKEKYRMEEGKQKKNYYVEESVGIACGFLLAAIHNAGLASLTHTPSPMNFLRDILQRPANEVPYLLIPVGYPKEGVKVPDLHRKKLGDILITNPLRIL; encoded by the coding sequence ATGCAACGGTTCAATGTCATCCCTCTCGATTTTCAGAACCTGCCGGAAGAAGAACAACTCCGACGTGCAAAAGAGTTTCTCGATCTTTGCCGGCGTCGTAGATCGGTGCGGGAGTTTTCAGACAAGCCCGTCTCCCGCGAACTGATTGAGACGATTATCGCCACCGCCGGCACGGCGCCATCCGGCGCGAACAAGCAGCCATGGAAGTTTGTGTTGGTGGACGATCCGAACCTCAAGCGCGAGATTCGTATTGCGGCGGAGAGGGAAGAAAAGGAAAGCTACGAACACCGTATGCCGCAGGATTGGCTCGACGACCTTGAACCGCTCGGCACGGATTGGCACAAGGAGTTTCTGGAAGTTGCGCCCTGCTTGATTGTTGTATTCAAAGAGAAGTACCGGATGGAAGAGGGAAAGCAGAAAAAGAACTACTACGTTGAAGAGTCGGTCGGGATTGCATGCGGATTCCTGCTGGCGGCAATTCACAACGCCGGATTGGCTTCGCTCACGCACACACCAAGCCCGATGAATTTTCTGCGCGACATTCTGCAGCGGCCTGCGAACGAAGTTCCCTACCTTCTCATTCCTGTCGGGTATCCGAAGGAGGGAGTGAAGGTGCCGGACCTTCATCGGAAGAAGCTTGGCGATATCCTCATAACGAATCCTCTCAGAATATTGTGA